The Stenotrophomonas sp. ZAC14D1_NAIMI4_1 DNA segment CAGTTGGCGTCGAACATCGGCGACTTGTTGGGGATGCGGATGTAGTCGACCAACTGCGGGACGATCTCGCTGTCCCACTTGTCATTGACGAATTGGCCGAGCTTGGCGCTGTCCATCTGAAACTCCGGTTGCATGGGCGTGTGATGCGGCCATTCTACGCCTGTGCCGGGGGTAGGGTTTTTCCTACAGCACGTCGGGTATTTGGCTGGCTTTTAGAAATCCCGGAAACCGATAGTCTGTGTGCATGTGGTGACGGACACTGTTTCGACCGACGGGATTGCCGGTCGAGACGGCCAGAACCACAAGGAGATACACGTCGTGCCTTGGTCAGTCGTGTTCAGGGTGTTGGTAATGGGGATGTGGATGGTGGGGGCGCAAGCCGCCGAGCCGATCGACATCAACCGGGCCGATGCCCACGCGCTGCAGCAGGGATTGACGATGGTCGGGGCCGTAAAGGCAGCGGCAATCGTCGAGCACCGGCGCAGACACGGCCCATTTCATCGCGTCGAGGACCTGACGCAGGTGAAGGGGATAGGGACAGCAATCGTCGAACGGAATCGACAGCGGATCACCGTCGGCAACACGATGTTGCCAGCGGATCCGGTACCCGGATCGGTACCGGTGCGCTCCGTACCCAGGCGTTGACAGCAGGATCGTCGGGACCGGCAGGAGGCTGGTTCATCGGACACGGACAGGAAGGACGTGCCCACCGACCGTCGCAGGGATGCGGCACCAATCACCAGGATGGTGGCATCACAGAC contains these protein-coding regions:
- a CDS encoding helix-hairpin-helix domain-containing protein, giving the protein MTDTVSTDGIAGRDGQNHKEIHVVPWSVVFRVLVMGMWMVGAQAAEPIDINRADAHALQQGLTMVGAVKAAAIVEHRRRHGPFHRVEDLTQVKGIGTAIVERNRQRITVGNTMLPADPVPGSVPVRSVPRR